In Bacteroidota bacterium, the genomic stretch TATTCAATTACAAAATTGGAAAGAGAAACGTCCGGGAGTTATTGGGATTGCTCATGAAATTGAGGCTCCTGAAGCTTATTCAGCAAAAATTCTCCAAACCCTGACCAAACACAAACTACTCGAGTCGATGAAAGGGCGTGGAGGTGGTTTTTTTTTCAACCAAAACCAATCAAACATTACACTTTATGAAGTAGTACATGTAATGGAAGGAGATGGATGCTTCC encodes the following:
- a CDS encoding Rrf2 family transcriptional regulator, which codes for MLAKSTEYAIRALVYIQLQNWKEKRPGVIGIAHEIEAPEAYSAKILQTLTKHKLLESMKGRGGGFFFNQNQSNITLYEVVHVMEGDGCFHKCGFGLKDCNSENPCPLHNRYIEVRDGFYDIVTSETIRTLSERILNGNAVLNRLDKENV